In one Diabrotica virgifera virgifera chromosome 5, PGI_DIABVI_V3a genomic region, the following are encoded:
- the LOC126885517 gene encoding uncharacterized protein LOC126885517, translated as MNISLSDVGHIAPIEILFGADVVGKLYTGRKYQLQCGLVAVETLLGWTLMGKVPAVASNFSTSMMSIALFVDSSSVAKFWELDIIGITDPVEKLTREVAAKEAKNFFYETIRCDNEGRYEVMLPWLNKHPLISDNLVVARRRLDTTLNKLKKSNLFESYNLIFNEWLNEGVMEIVNNHEENNSVHYLPHRRVIKNTSETTKIRPVFDASSHEQGRPSLNQCLEVGPNLIELIPSVLLRFRQQKIGVVSDIRKAFLQISVHSKDRDFLRFLWVNNEGKEFVFRHRRVVFGVNCSPFLLGATIEFHLRKALEKCCNDMPYSKNTIERLVIGFYVDNCVTSVTDENELRKFVSEATAIMEEAKMDLRGWESPGEEMMGLLAHLRLKPLIRMYWSFKECVDIV; from the exons ATGAATATTTCGCTCAGCGATGTCGGACATATAGCACCAATTGAGATTTTGTTTGGAGCTGATGTTGTAGGCAAATTGTATACAGGGAGGAAATATCAGTTACAGTGTGGTCTTGTAGCAGTTGAAACTTTGTTAGGTTGGACTCTTATGGGCAAGGTGCCGGCAGTTGCTTCTAATTTCAGCACATCTATGATGTCGATTGCGTTGTTTGTTGATAGTTCTTCTGTGGCGAAATTCTGGGAGCTTGATATTATTGGGATAACCGATCCTGTAGAAAAATTGACGCGAGAGGTGGCGGCCAAGGAGGCTAAGAATTTTTTCTATGAGACTATCCGATGTGACAACGAAGGTAGGTATGAGGTTATGTTACCTTGGTTAAACAAGCATCCTTTAATTTCAGATAATTTAGTTGTCGCTAGAAGAAGGTTAGATActactttaaataagttgaaaaagTCCAATTTGTTTGAAtcttataatttaatattcaatgaGTGGTTGAACGAGGGTGTGATGGAAATAGTAAATAATCATGAAGAGAATAATTCTGTGCACTATTTGCCTCACAGGCGCGTTATTAAAAATACTAGCGAAACCACGAAAATTAGGCCAGTCTTTGATGCATCATCTCATGAACAGGGTCGTCCTTCTTTGAACCAGTGTTTAGAGGTAGGGCCTAATCTTATTGAACTTATTCCGTCTGTGTTATTACGGTTCAGACAACAAAAAATAGGTGTTGTGTCGGATATTCGAAAGGCTTTTCTTCAAATTTCTGTACATTCGAAGGACAGAGATTTTTTGAGGTTCCTATGGGTAAACAATGAAGGAAAGGAATTTGTATTTCGACATAGGAGAGTTGTTTTTGGAGTCAACTGTAGTCCATTTCTTCTGGGTGCTACTATAGAATTTCATTTAAGAAAGGCGCTGGAGAAATGTTGTAATGATATGCCGTACTCTAAAAATACAATTGAAAGGCTTGTGATTGGGTTCTATGTAGATAATTGTGTGACTAGTGTTACCGATGAGAATGAGTTGAGAAAGTTCGTATCAGAAGCAACTGCCATCATGGAGGAAGCTAAGATGGATTTGAGAGGGTGGGAGTCTCCTG GTGAAGAAATGATGGGCTTACTAGCCCACTTGAGATTGAAACCTTTGATAAGAATGTATTGGAGTTTTAAGGAATGTGtagatattgtataa